A genomic region of Bradyrhizobium sp. ORS 278 contains the following coding sequences:
- a CDS encoding alpha/beta fold hydrolase, with protein sequence MHVLEAGFETPGRPCVLLLHGFPELAYSWRKVMPALAAAGYHVLAPDQRGYGRTTGWNADYDGDLAPFRFTNLVRDALGVVYAFGHRHVAAVVGHDFGSPVAAWCAVIRPDVFRSVVMMSAPFPGPPAAPFGIADHPLAPPDDPVHRELATLPRPRKHYQWHYSTPEANADMHRAPQGLHAFLRAYYHHKSADWSGNQPYPLQSWTAGELAKLPTYYVMDLDKTMGETVADVMPDAATIAANRWLPDHELAVYTAEYERTGFQGGLQWYRCGTSGLFDAELQTWSDRTIDVPSAFISGLQDWGIYQRPGVFEAMQSRVCTNMILCELIDRAGHWVQQEQHDHVNELLFTFLNKSTA encoded by the coding sequence ATGCATGTGCTCGAGGCCGGCTTCGAAACACCCGGGCGCCCCTGCGTGCTGCTGCTGCACGGCTTCCCCGAGCTCGCCTATAGCTGGCGCAAGGTGATGCCGGCGCTGGCGGCGGCGGGCTATCACGTGCTGGCGCCGGACCAGCGCGGCTATGGCCGCACCACCGGCTGGAACGCCGACTATGACGGCGACCTTGCGCCGTTCCGCTTCACCAACCTGGTGCGCGACGCGCTCGGCGTGGTCTATGCCTTCGGTCATCGCCATGTCGCGGCGGTCGTCGGCCACGACTTCGGCAGCCCGGTCGCGGCGTGGTGCGCGGTCATCCGGCCCGATGTGTTTCGATCGGTGGTGATGATGAGCGCACCGTTTCCGGGACCACCGGCCGCGCCGTTCGGCATCGCCGACCATCCGCTCGCGCCGCCCGATGATCCCGTGCATCGCGAGCTGGCCACGCTGCCGCGGCCGCGCAAGCACTATCAATGGCACTACTCGACACCCGAGGCGAACGCGGACATGCATCGCGCGCCGCAGGGCCTGCATGCGTTCCTGCGCGCCTACTACCACCACAAGAGCGCCGACTGGTCGGGCAACCAGCCGTATCCGCTGCAATCATGGACCGCGGGCGAACTCGCCAAGCTGCCGACCTACTACGTGATGGACCTCGACAAGACGATGGGCGAGACGGTCGCCGACGTCATGCCCGACGCGGCAACGATTGCCGCCAATCGCTGGCTGCCGGATCATGAACTCGCGGTCTACACGGCCGAATATGAACGAACCGGCTTCCAGGGCGGCCTGCAATGGTACCGCTGCGGCACGTCGGGCCTGTTCGACGCGGAATTGCAGACCTGGTCGGACCGCACCATCGACGTTCCGTCTGCATTCATCTCCGGCCTGCAAGACTGGGGCATCTACCAACGGCCCGGCGTGTTCGAAGCGATGCAGTCCCGAGTGTGCACCAACATGATCCTGTGCGAGCTGATCGATCGCGCCGGTCATTGGGTGCAGCAGGAGCAACATGACCATGTCAATGAGCTCCTGTTCACGTTCCTGAACAAATCGACAGCCTGA
- the mbfA gene encoding iron exporter MbfA codes for MKNFADLTEREILAIAISAEEEDGRIYMSFAEDLAERYPDSAKLFEQMAEEEKGHRHMLLELYEERFGKNLPPIRRENVKGFMQRRPIWLTKNLSLDAIRKEVGTMEFEAERFYAKAAEQAKDVGVRRLLGDLALAEKGHEQVAAKLTDEILSPDVRHKEDETRRRVFVLQYVQPGLAGLMDGSVSTLAPLFAAAFATHQNFQTFLVGLAASIGAGISMGFAEALSDDGSLTGRGSPWLRGAVCGAMTTLGGLGHTMPYLVPDSWTNAFWIATAIAGLVVFFELWAIAYIRARYMDTPFLQAVFQIVLGGIIVLGVGILIGAA; via the coding sequence ATGAAAAATTTCGCCGACCTCACCGAGCGCGAGATCCTGGCGATCGCGATCTCGGCCGAAGAGGAAGACGGCCGCATCTACATGAGCTTCGCGGAGGACCTGGCGGAGCGGTATCCGGATTCTGCGAAACTGTTCGAGCAGATGGCCGAGGAGGAGAAGGGCCATCGCCACATGCTGCTCGAGCTCTACGAGGAGCGCTTCGGCAAGAACCTGCCGCCGATCCGGCGCGAGAACGTCAAGGGCTTCATGCAGCGCCGACCGATCTGGCTGACCAAGAACCTGTCGCTCGACGCCATCCGCAAGGAGGTCGGCACGATGGAGTTCGAGGCCGAGCGCTTCTACGCCAAGGCCGCCGAGCAGGCCAAGGACGTCGGCGTGCGCCGGCTGCTCGGCGATCTCGCGCTGGCCGAGAAGGGCCACGAGCAGGTCGCAGCGAAGCTGACCGACGAGATCCTCAGCCCCGACGTGCGTCACAAGGAGGACGAGACGCGGCGGCGCGTGTTCGTCCTGCAGTACGTCCAGCCCGGTCTTGCCGGCCTGATGGACGGCTCGGTGTCGACGCTCGCGCCGCTGTTCGCCGCGGCCTTCGCCACGCACCAGAACTTCCAGACCTTCCTGGTCGGCCTCGCCGCCTCGATCGGCGCCGGTATCAGCATGGGCTTTGCCGAAGCGCTGTCCGATGACGGCTCGCTGACCGGCCGCGGCTCGCCGTGGCTGCGCGGCGCCGTCTGCGGCGCGATGACGACACTCGGCGGCCTCGGCCACACGATGCCTTATCTCGTCCCGGATTCCTGGACCAACGCGTTCTGGATCGCGACCGCGATTGCCGGCCTCGTCGTGTTCTTCGAACTGTGGGCCATCGCCTATATCCGCGCGCGCTACATGGACACGCCGTTCCTGCAGGCGGTGTTCCAGATCGTGCTGGGCGGAATCATCGTGCTCGGCGTGGGGATACTCATAGGGGCGGCCTAG
- a CDS encoding cytochrome b yields MTPRLHYGTPAKILHWLVVALLAIQYPIGWLMPDLHANTPPGAPMILHISFGLTILALIVVRFVWRLTHPVAPESSLPAWQRLSSEAVHWMLYVMVLATTITGWLFASYRGWSVSYFYLFQLPMLAARNPAGNRAIDGLHQAAEWLLLILIVAHIGAALAHIFVYRDRVMQRMLPS; encoded by the coding sequence ATGACACCACGCCTGCACTACGGCACGCCCGCAAAGATCCTGCACTGGCTGGTGGTGGCGCTGCTCGCCATCCAGTATCCGATCGGCTGGCTGATGCCGGATCTGCACGCCAACACCCCGCCGGGCGCGCCGATGATCCTGCACATCTCGTTCGGCCTCACCATCCTGGCGCTGATCGTCGTGCGCTTCGTGTGGCGCCTCACACATCCGGTTGCGCCCGAAAGCTCGCTGCCGGCCTGGCAGCGGCTGAGCTCCGAGGCCGTGCACTGGATGCTCTATGTCATGGTGCTGGCCACCACCATCACCGGCTGGCTGTTCGCATCCTATCGCGGCTGGAGCGTGTCCTACTTCTATCTGTTTCAGCTGCCGATGCTCGCGGCCCGTAACCCAGCCGGCAATCGCGCCATCGACGGGCTGCACCAGGCGGCCGAATGGCTGCTGCTGATCCTGATCGTCGCCCATATCGGCGCTGCGCTGGCGCATATTTTTGTCTACCGCGATCGCGTCATGCAGCGCATGCTGCCCAGCTAG
- a CDS encoding Zn-dependent alcohol dehydrogenase, producing the protein MKAAVLMEVNKPLVIEDISVPKPGPREVLIRTAVAGLCHSDLHFIEGLYPHPLPAVLGHESAGIVEQVGSDVTYVKPGDHVVTCLSVFCGTCDNCTTGRPVLCTDTTVKMPPGASNRLSWGRSEKLHQFLNLSSFAEQMLVHENAIVKIRNDMPLELAALIGCGVITGYGAVVNTARVTAGETVAVIGCGGVGMAAINGAEIAGAGRIIAIDTNPAKLQLATKLGATDIINPLDGDVVAQVRELTKGGVHHAFEVLGRKETAEQAFAMLAPGGTATIVGMIPFGQKIELHGFDFLRERRIQGSSMGSNHFRVDMPRLVEFYLRGKLHLEDWISAKLKLSEINEGFANMKAGKTLRSVIVFDA; encoded by the coding sequence ATGAAAGCCGCCGTGCTGATGGAGGTCAACAAGCCGCTGGTGATCGAGGACATCAGCGTGCCCAAGCCCGGGCCGCGCGAAGTGCTGATCCGGACGGCCGTCGCCGGCCTCTGTCATTCGGATCTGCACTTCATCGAGGGACTCTATCCGCATCCGCTGCCGGCGGTGCTCGGCCATGAGTCGGCCGGCATCGTCGAGCAGGTCGGCTCAGACGTCACCTATGTGAAGCCCGGCGATCATGTCGTCACCTGTCTTTCGGTGTTCTGCGGCACCTGCGACAACTGCACCACGGGCCGCCCGGTGCTGTGCACCGACACCACGGTGAAAATGCCGCCCGGCGCCTCCAACCGGCTGTCATGGGGACGAAGTGAGAAGCTGCATCAGTTTCTCAACCTGTCGTCCTTCGCCGAGCAGATGCTGGTACACGAGAACGCGATCGTGAAGATCCGCAACGACATGCCGCTCGAGCTCGCCGCGCTGATCGGCTGCGGCGTCATCACCGGCTATGGCGCTGTCGTCAACACAGCGCGGGTGACGGCGGGGGAGACGGTCGCCGTGATCGGCTGCGGCGGCGTCGGCATGGCCGCGATCAACGGCGCCGAGATCGCGGGCGCCGGCCGCATCATCGCCATCGACACCAATCCGGCCAAGCTGCAGCTCGCGACCAAGCTCGGCGCCACCGACATCATTAATCCCCTCGATGGTGATGTCGTGGCGCAGGTGCGCGAGCTCACCAAGGGCGGCGTCCACCACGCCTTCGAGGTGCTGGGGCGGAAGGAGACGGCCGAGCAGGCGTTCGCGATGCTCGCGCCGGGCGGCACCGCGACCATCGTCGGCATGATCCCGTTCGGCCAGAAGATCGAGCTGCACGGCTTCGACTTCCTGCGCGAGCGCCGCATCCAGGGCTCGTCGATGGGCTCCAACCATTTCCGCGTCGACATGCCCCGCCTCGTCGAGTTCTACCTGCGCGGCAAGCTGCACCTGGAGGACTGGATCTCCGCCAAGCTGAAGCTGTCGGAGATCAACGAGGGTTTTGCCAACATGAAGGCGGGCAAGACCTTGCGTAGCGTGATCGTATTTGATGCGTGA
- a CDS encoding amidase, with protein sequence MAASQWTFATAVDTAKALARREISSVELTQLAIDRIIRHDDKINAICVCDFDRALAAARAADAALARGEHGPLLGLPLTVKESFNVAGLPTTWGFPQQKDFIAAEDALTVARVKDAGGIVVGKTNVPIALGDWQSYNDIYGTTNNPYDLGRTPGGSSGGSSAALAAGYGSLSLGSDIGGSLRVPAFHCGVTAHKPTYGLVPTRGHTPPPFPPLPNEADLAVVGPMARSAADLALLLDVMAGPDPLEAGKAYRLELPPARHTRLQDFRVLVVASHPLLPTDTAVRGAIERLAANLAKAGVSIVMESPLLPDFASSSRLYMRLLLGFLGATMPPDVHAGAIQAAAHLPKEALSLGAERLRGIALSHRDWVQASNARFGLRAQWRALFESFDAVICPIMPTPAFRHDHSPDQTQRRISIDGVEHDYNDQLAWPGVATLPGLPATQIPLGLVDGLPVGAQIVGPFLEDRTPLKLAELIEREFGGFTPPPMFAD encoded by the coding sequence TTGGCCGCATCGCAATGGACGTTCGCAACCGCAGTCGACACAGCGAAGGCATTGGCGCGTCGCGAGATCTCGTCGGTCGAGCTGACGCAGCTCGCGATCGATCGCATCATCCGACATGACGACAAGATCAACGCCATCTGCGTGTGCGATTTCGATCGCGCACTGGCTGCCGCACGCGCCGCCGATGCGGCGCTTGCACGCGGCGAGCACGGGCCGCTGCTCGGCCTGCCACTGACGGTGAAGGAGTCCTTCAACGTCGCCGGGCTGCCGACGACCTGGGGCTTTCCGCAGCAGAAAGACTTCATTGCCGCCGAGGATGCGCTGACCGTGGCGCGCGTGAAGGACGCCGGCGGCATCGTGGTCGGCAAGACCAACGTGCCGATCGCGCTGGGCGACTGGCAGAGCTACAACGACATCTACGGCACCACCAACAACCCCTACGACCTCGGCCGCACGCCCGGTGGCTCCTCCGGCGGCTCTTCGGCAGCGCTCGCGGCGGGCTATGGCTCGCTCTCGCTCGGCTCCGACATCGGCGGCTCCTTGCGCGTGCCGGCCTTCCATTGCGGCGTGACCGCGCACAAGCCCACTTATGGTCTTGTCCCTACGCGCGGCCACACGCCGCCGCCATTCCCGCCGCTGCCGAACGAGGCGGACCTTGCGGTGGTCGGCCCGATGGCGCGCTCGGCCGCCGATCTCGCGCTGCTGCTCGACGTGATGGCAGGCCCCGATCCGCTGGAAGCCGGCAAAGCGTATCGGCTGGAGCTGCCGCCGGCGCGGCACACGCGGCTGCAGGACTTTCGCGTGCTCGTCGTCGCCAGCCATCCGCTGCTTCCGACCGACACCGCCGTGCGCGGCGCGATCGAGCGGCTCGCAGCCAATCTGGCGAAAGCGGGCGTCAGCATCGTCATGGAAAGCCCGCTGCTGCCCGATTTCGCCAGCTCCAGCCGGCTTTATATGCGCCTGCTGCTCGGCTTCCTCGGCGCAACCATGCCGCCGGACGTTCATGCCGGCGCCATCCAGGCAGCCGCGCACCTGCCCAAGGAGGCCTTAAGCCTCGGCGCCGAGCGTCTGCGCGGCATCGCGCTCAGCCACCGCGACTGGGTGCAGGCCAGCAACGCCCGTTTCGGGCTGCGCGCGCAGTGGCGAGCTTTGTTCGAGAGCTTCGACGCGGTGATCTGCCCGATCATGCCGACACCCGCGTTTCGGCACGACCACTCGCCTGACCAGACGCAGCGCCGCATCAGCATCGACGGCGTCGAGCATGACTACAATGACCAGCTCGCCTGGCCTGGGGTCGCGACCCTGCCCGGCCTCCCCGCCACGCAGATTCCGCTCGGGCTCGTCGACGGCTTGCCGGTCGGCGCGCAGATCGTCGGCCCGTTCCTCGAGGACCGCACGCCGCTGAAGCTGGCCGAACTGATCGAGCGCGAGTTCGGCGGCTTCACGCCACCGCCGATGTTTGCGGATTAG